The nucleotide window AGGTAGGGCATGAATTCATACCACAGAATGCGCGGCGGCAGCCCAATTTCTCGCGCCCGATCATACGCCTGCGCGCCACCCTGGTAATATTGCTGATCGCCGGTCAGGCTGGCGATGCGTGTCAGGGCTGTGCCCAGGTTGAACCAGGTCATGGGGTCGTCGGGGGTGGCTTTGGTTTCCGATTCGGCCAGGGAAGCGACGTACTGCCACATCTTCAGATCGTCAAACATCACTTCGCCCAGAATAGCGGCTACTTCACTTTCTTGCTCTGGTTTGTAGACAACGTAGAAAGTGTAATTAAACTGCTGCCAATAGCCGACTAATTCGTCGTAGCTGTCGGTGCGGCCGCTGCCATCCCAGGGACCCAGATAGCTGTCCTGGCTGTACAGTTCTTGCCGCACATCATCGTAGCCATAGACGGTGAGATAGTGACCCCACCAGCCAGATTCCGGCAGTTCGTACCCCTTTTCGACGACTACCGGGTAGCCGGCCGCCAGGAACCGCTTGACCATCTCCAGCGAGCCACCGGAGCGGGCGATGGCGTTAAAGCCGGGTGTAAACTCATTGACATAATCGGCGATTTGCCAGGGGCTGACGTTGCGGTCTTCGGGATTGGGTTTCAGGTAGCTGGCAACCTGATCTTGGGTGACGGGGTTGCCATACCAGTTGAGGACCTGGGTCAGGTTGGCCGGACCGCAGTTGTTAAAGCTTTGTTTGATGACACCCATGTCGGGCAGGAGTACCCGCTCCGGCAGTGGTTCGGGCGTCGGGGTGAGGGTGGGTGTTGGGGTGGCGGTGGGTGGTTGGGTGGGTTCGGGGGTGGCGGCTACGGCCGTTTCCGTGTCGGCTTGCGGTGGTTGGGTGGGTACGGCCGTTTCCGTTGGTGCCTCCACCGGCGCGTCCGTTGGTCTGGCAGCAACCAGGGCGCTGATGTCTACCTGGCTGGCCGCGTCGGCGGCCGCCGGGGCCGGCAGCGCCGCGGCCACCGGCGCAACCTGCTTAATCACCCCTTCGCTGATGCTGCCCAGGAACGGGCTGCGTTCTTGCAAAGCCACCCGGTAACGGCCAGGAATTGCCTGGACCACGCGGGGTAGGGCCAACAACCCCATAATCACCACAAACTGAATACCAACAATCAATAGAATAAGATTTCGTGTACGATTTTTCATAAGCGTGAAGGATTTACAATTGGTCCTGAGCTTGCCGAAGGATTGACGATTGTAAATCAACTACCTCCGTTTTCGATTTTAGACAGGGCGGCGGCGGCCGGAGCGAAGTTGGGGTTGAAGTTGGCCGCTTGCTGCAAGTTTTGCCGGGCAGATTGCACATTGCCCAATGCTTCTTCAGCCAGACCTTTGTAGTAAAAAGATTCCTCAAAATAAGGACGATTTTCCAGCGTCACATCGGCCAGCAAGATGATGTCGTCGTAGCGGCCGGTCTGGTAATAAGCCTCGTAGGGGCCAAACTGGTACCATAACATGCGCCAGGGCAGGCCGATGGCCCGCGCCTGATCGAAGGCGGCGGCCGCTTCGGCGTATTGGCCCAAAGCGTTGTAGGTTGTGCCCAGGTTAAACCAGTTGAAGGCATTGTCCGGGTTGGCGGCCGTTTCGGCGCGAATGGCGTACAGGGCGTTTTGCCACATGGTGGCGTCATCCATGTTTTCGCCAATGATTTCGGCGACTTCGGCGGCGCGTTCCGGCGGGTAAAGGACGATGTAGTTGCGGTTGAAGTGCGGCCAGAATTCAGCGACGGTGCTGTAGGGCAGGTCACGGCCGTCTACATCGGCGTTTTGCAAAGGTTCATCACTCGTGCCCAGCCAGGAATCGTAGACCCAGAACTGCTGCCGGTCGTCGTCGTAGGCA belongs to Candidatus Leptovillus gracilis and includes:
- a CDS encoding C39 family peptidase — protein: MGVIKQSFNNCGPANLTQVLNWYGNPVTQDQVASYLKPNPEDRNVSPWQIADYVNEFTPGFNAIARSGGSLEMVKRFLAAGYPVVVEKGYELPESGWWGHYLTVYGYDDVRQELYSQDSYLGPWDGSGRTDSYDELVGYWQQFNYTFYVVYKPEQESEVAAILGEVMFDDLKMWQYVASLAESETKATPDDPMTWFNLGTALTRIASLTGDQQYYQGGAQAYDRAREIGLPPRILWYEFMPYLAYWKAGRGQDVLDLVQATLDTQGGRNVEETYWYQGHVLLELGRISEARQAYQSALAVNENFYPAQISLDYIDSLGG